A genome region from Leguminivora glycinivorella isolate SPB_JAAS2020 chromosome 13, LegGlyc_1.1, whole genome shotgun sequence includes the following:
- the LOC125232842 gene encoding uncharacterized protein LOC125232842 isoform X3 — MSSKSFGAGSMRSAGGSVRLGAGAGAGAGHELVLDALYERKRDKKSVRVLTVIIYVFCVSLAAIMLSLYYVFFWEPKDAQYAQRKEEAVAQ, encoded by the exons ATGTCGAGCAAGTCGTTCGGCGCGGGCAGCATGCGGTCGGCGGGCGGGTCGGTGCGGctgggcgcgggcgcgggcgcgggcgccggCCACGAGCTGGTGCTGGACGCGCTCTACGAGCGCAAGCGCGACAAGAAGAGCGTGCGCGTGCTCACCGTCATCATCTACGTCTTCTGCGTCTCGCTCGCCGCCATCATGCTCTCGCTCTACTACGTCTTCTTCTGGGAGCCCAAGGACGCGCAGTACGCGCAGCGCAAG GAGGAAGCGGTAGCACAGTAA
- the LOC125232842 gene encoding cell wall protein DAN4 isoform X1, with product MSSKSFGAGSMRSAGGSVRLGAGAGAGAGHELVLDALYERKRDKKSVRVLTVIIYVFCVSLAAIMLSLYYVFFWEPKDAQYAQRKVSHTVDQTSTTPMPTCLMPHTGGSGSTVNDSLSSTTSSGITIETSDSSTSESTVSSSEAPLSTKSSSLSLPGNKTSGERADNSSVT from the exons ATGTCGAGCAAGTCGTTCGGCGCGGGCAGCATGCGGTCGGCGGGCGGGTCGGTGCGGctgggcgcgggcgcgggcgcgggcgccggCCACGAGCTGGTGCTGGACGCGCTCTACGAGCGCAAGCGCGACAAGAAGAGCGTGCGCGTGCTCACCGTCATCATCTACGTCTTCTGCGTCTCGCTCGCCGCCATCATGCTCTCGCTCTACTACGTCTTCTTCTGGGAGCCCAAGGACGCGCAGTACGCGCAGCGCAAGGTGTCTCACACTGTAGACCAGACCAGCACTACACCAATGCCCACATGCTTAATGCCCCACACCG GAGGAAGCGGTAGCACAGTAAACGACTCTTTGAGCTCAACAACTTCATCTGGCATCACGATTGAGACATCAGACTCTAGTACGTCAGAATCAACTGTATCAAGCTCGGAGGCGCCCCTATCAACTAAATCCTCTAGTCTTAGCCTCCCGGGGAACAAGACGAGCGGCGAGCGAGCAGACAACTCTAGCGTCACATGA